A section of the Clostridium felsineum DSM 794 genome encodes:
- a CDS encoding Ig-like domain-containing protein, with protein MKKSKTIWKNIGIVALSTSYIATQVTALTTSTLGQIVKAEKVNQGYTVGDKSKNIRTTRQAIELSGNKSKSDKNVKKTSQPVVIDNIYTTSRNYGNLYSDADLNFNNKNTNIPTYDNQIVIEFNSKDVIKKNAVGSSVYAGMGALANNIIKLSRVDSITGEKVDIDLSQSDFYGHKCIQFIDDTDLGGNGKDKIVINSMSGIYLTNFHINSTYKLSIGNITDVSGSVLSNPQELNFTTGPAPYLSINENDSGIMNIGSSINAGSLITDIKTDGSYGGFVVDAGGSDPGDGLINVSQDTVKIYEYGSNVPIDKDDYTVSESFDNKKIIIKPVANKLEKNKIYSVVINGVTDIEGNPILNRDSKNINEYKFYFQTQNETKLSVAGIHLGYTWSKDDMSYFTDKLNNGEKNADNFTNCLVIEFNSKDVVKKNATGSSVYAGGGILANNIIKLSRVDPNTGVETYVDLTQGNVNGEKGIQFIDDTDQMGDGKDKIVINCMSSFCLVRFAMNSTYNLSIGNITDASGNILSNPQELSFTTGPAPRLGVNKQASNVDSTGSSINVGSLITDIKTDGSYSGFVVDAGSSDENDGLKNVSSSTVKLYENDGNKPVSADSYTVSTSWNKKKIIIKPVANRLQNNKIYSVVINGVTDIEGNPILNTDNGVNNQYKFYFATEDTIGPTVN; from the coding sequence ATGAAAAAATCAAAAACTATTTGGAAAAACATAGGTATAGTTGCACTGTCAACATCATATATTGCCACTCAAGTAACAGCTTTAACAACATCAACACTTGGACAGATAGTTAAAGCTGAAAAAGTAAATCAGGGATATACAGTAGGGGATAAAAGCAAAAATATTAGGACAACTAGGCAGGCTATAGAATTATCTGGAAATAAGAGCAAGAGTGATAAAAATGTAAAAAAGACATCACAACCAGTAGTCATAGATAATATATATACTACAAGTAGGAACTATGGAAACTTATATAGTGATGCTGACCTTAATTTTAATAATAAAAATACTAATATTCCTACATATGATAATCAAATAGTTATAGAATTTAATAGCAAGGATGTTATAAAGAAAAATGCAGTAGGAAGTTCAGTATATGCAGGAATGGGAGCATTAGCAAATAATATTATAAAATTAAGTAGAGTAGATAGTATAACAGGAGAAAAGGTAGATATTGATTTATCTCAAAGCGATTTTTATGGGCATAAGTGTATACAATTCATAGATGATACAGATCTAGGCGGAAATGGAAAAGATAAAATTGTTATAAATTCAATGTCAGGAATTTATTTGACGAATTTTCACATTAATAGTACCTACAAATTAAGTATAGGAAATATAACAGATGTATCAGGAAGTGTATTGAGTAATCCTCAAGAATTAAATTTTACAACTGGACCAGCACCATATCTTAGTATTAATGAAAATGATTCGGGCATAATGAATATAGGCTCATCAATAAATGCAGGCAGTTTAATAACAGATATAAAAACAGATGGAAGTTATGGAGGATTTGTAGTAGATGCAGGAGGTAGTGATCCAGGCGATGGACTTATAAATGTATCTCAAGATACAGTTAAAATATATGAATATGGAAGCAATGTTCCTATAGATAAAGATGATTATACTGTGAGTGAATCTTTTGATAACAAAAAAATAATAATAAAGCCTGTAGCAAATAAACTAGAAAAAAATAAAATATATTCAGTTGTAATAAATGGAGTAACAGATATAGAAGGAAATCCAATATTAAATAGAGATAGTAAAAATATTAATGAGTATAAATTTTATTTTCAAACCCAAAATGAAACCAAATTAAGTGTAGCAGGAATTCATCTTGGATATACATGGAGCAAAGATGATATGTCCTATTTTACAGATAAATTAAACAATGGAGAAAAGAATGCAGATAACTTTACGAATTGTCTTGTTATAGAATTCAATAGCAAAGATGTTGTAAAGAAAAATGCAACAGGAAGTTCAGTATATGCAGGGGGTGGAATACTTGCCAATAATATCATAAAACTATCTAGAGTGGATCCTAATACAGGAGTAGAAACTTATGTAGATTTAACACAAGGAAATGTAAATGGTGAAAAAGGAATACAATTTATAGATGATACGGATCAAATGGGAGATGGAAAGGATAAAATAGTTATAAATTGTATGTCTTCGTTTTGTTTGGTTAGATTTGCTATGAATAGTACTTACAATTTAAGTATAGGAAATATAACAGATGCTTCGGGAAATATTTTAAGTAATCCTCAAGAATTAAGCTTTACAACTGGACCAGCTCCACGTCTTGGTGTAAATAAACAAGCTTCAAATGTTGATAGTACAGGTTCATCAATAAATGTAGGAAGTTTAATAACAGACATAAAAACAGATGGAAGTTATAGTGGATTTGTTGTAGATGCGGGGAGTAGTGATGAAAATGATGGCTTAAAGAATGTATCAAGTAGTACTGTCAAATTATATGAAAATGATGGAAATAAACCTGTATCAGCTGATTCTTATACAGTAAGTACATCTTGGAACAAGAAGAAAATAATAATAAAACCAGTAGCCAATAGATTACAAAATAACAAAATATATTCTGTAGTGATAAATGGAGTCACGGATATAGAAGGAAATCCAATATTGAATACCGATAATGGTGTAAACAATCAATATAAATTTTATTTTGCAACCGAAGATACAATTGGTCCTACAGTGAATTAA
- a CDS encoding zinc dependent phospholipase C family protein, with translation MITDTHLLFSHIIYKEILRDTKFKLDKIKFALGNIKPDFSNKEMECPHTLNESLESLIQYADGVIKSSISVEEFSISLGVICHYICDYFCLYHREGNEKKGILEHFIYELKLEYNFIVLLFNGRLDNTSSHIHGYSIEEIVLNIEKEYNIKMKGVSRDINYALNAAMEVSKLIVYSSMLYNEKYKLECS, from the coding sequence ATGATAACTGATACACACTTGCTGTTTTCACATATTATTTATAAAGAAATATTAAGAGATACAAAGTTTAAATTAGACAAAATAAAATTTGCTTTAGGAAATATAAAGCCGGATTTTTCAAATAAAGAAATGGAATGTCCGCATACCTTAAACGAAAGTTTAGAAAGTTTAATCCAATATGCTGATGGAGTTATTAAGAGTTCTATTTCAGTTGAAGAGTTTTCAATATCCTTAGGGGTGATTTGTCATTATATTTGTGACTATTTTTGTCTTTATCACAGAGAGGGAAATGAGAAAAAGGGGATTTTGGAACACTTTATTTATGAATTAAAGCTTGAGTATAATTTTATAGTATTATTGTTTAATGGAAGATTGGATAATACCTCCAGTCATATTCATGGATACAGTATTGAAGAAATAGTATTGAATATAGAAAAAGAGTACAATATTAAAATGAAGGGAGTTAGTAGAGATATAAACTATGCATTAAATGCCGCTATGGAAGTTTCAAAATTAATAGTTTATTCTAGCATGCTTTATAATGAAAAATATAAATTGGAGTGTAGTTAA
- a CDS encoding right-handed parallel beta-helix repeat-containing protein: MLKSTKGMLSKAVVSMLILSSVSFYGMSSSINVSAAHRTNSHKNKPVISNQTKQQPVKPKAGDVITVSSFDELKAAVASATSGQTIQIAANTLDCTSQLVLDKIDSNITIEAAAGYTPVLDFTSFRTAAQKLSPKQTGDGYVGVRITGGAYTIKGLIIEKAYDNGILIKPNFNAANPKDTTNVGKPDNNTITDCVFRYNGDAGLQISGSKGLEKAGLDVRPNNTKVTGCVSYRNFDILTSGGNADGFAAKLYLGKGTVFSHCVSAENSDDAWDSFGVDTADVTYDHCVAYHCGDASVFTGAYDKANNLPVDNDLTIGKCSGNGNGFKMGSGSSKYGAQTSGIRNLTDCVAANNMSKGFDENNGAGTINLTNGMGFGNVKGDYVLDLMKAGTFVNAQAFKVKGLKQPQGGTVSIVDASKQAAITAEFNTAISKMREELRENKIPSYMNFSFWN, encoded by the coding sequence ATGTTAAAGAGTACTAAAGGAATGTTATCAAAAGCGGTTGTTTCAATGTTAATTCTATCAAGTGTTTCTTTTTATGGAATGTCATCAAGCATAAATGTAAGTGCAGCACATAGAACTAATTCACACAAAAATAAACCTGTAATTTCTAATCAAACAAAACAACAACCAGTTAAACCTAAGGCTGGAGATGTTATTACAGTTTCTAGTTTTGATGAATTAAAGGCGGCAGTTGCATCAGCAACAAGTGGTCAAACAATACAAATAGCAGCTAATACTCTTGATTGTACAAGTCAACTTGTTCTTGATAAGATAGATTCAAACATTACAATAGAAGCAGCAGCAGGATATACTCCAGTGCTTGACTTTACATCTTTTAGAACAGCAGCACAAAAGCTTAGTCCTAAACAAACAGGAGATGGATATGTTGGAGTTAGAATAACAGGAGGAGCTTATACAATAAAAGGACTTATAATTGAAAAAGCTTATGATAATGGAATTTTAATAAAACCGAATTTTAATGCCGCTAATCCAAAAGACACTACTAATGTTGGAAAACCAGATAATAATACAATAACTGATTGTGTATTCCGTTACAATGGGGATGCAGGTCTTCAAATTTCAGGAAGTAAAGGACTTGAAAAAGCAGGATTAGATGTACGCCCTAACAACACTAAAGTAACAGGTTGTGTATCATATAGAAATTTTGATATCTTAACAAGTGGTGGAAATGCTGATGGATTTGCTGCAAAGCTTTATCTAGGAAAAGGTACTGTATTTTCACACTGCGTATCTGCTGAAAATTCAGATGATGCTTGGGATAGTTTTGGAGTAGATACAGCTGATGTAACATATGATCACTGTGTAGCATATCATTGTGGAGATGCTTCAGTATTTACAGGAGCTTATGATAAGGCAAACAATCTTCCAGTAGATAATGATTTAACAATCGGAAAATGCAGTGGTAATGGTAATGGATTTAAAATGGGATCAGGATCTTCAAAATATGGAGCACAAACAAGTGGAATTAGAAACTTAACAGATTGTGTTGCAGCAAATAATATGTCAAAGGGTTTTGACGAAAATAATGGAGCTGGAACTATAAATCTTACTAACGGAATGGGATTTGGAAATGTAAAAGGAGACTATGTTCTTGATTTAATGAAGGCAGGAACTTTTGTTAATGCACAGGCTTTCAAAGTAAAAGGCTTAAAACAACCACAAGGTGGAACTGTATCAATTGTAGATGCAAGCAAACAAGCAGCTATAACAGCTGAATTCAATACTGCAATATCAAAAATGAGAGAAGAACTTAGAGAGAATAAAATTCCTTCATACATGAATTTTAGTTTTTGGAATTAG
- a CDS encoding cold-shock protein — translation MTGTVKWFNGEKGFGFITGEDGNDVFAHYSQINAEGYKTLEEGQKVNYDVVKGPKGLQAENITLA, via the coding sequence ATGACTGGTACAGTAAAATGGTTTAATGGAGAAAAAGGTTTTGGATTTATTACAGGAGAAGATGGAAATGACGTTTTCGCTCATTATTCTCAAATAAATGCAGAAGGATACAAAACTCTTGAAGAAGGTCAAAAAGTTAACTATGATGTAGTTAAAGGACCAAAAGGACTTCAAGCAGAAAACATCACACTTGCATAA
- a CDS encoding alpha-keto acid decarboxylase family protein produces the protein MYTVSEYLFEQLHKLGVKHIFGVPGDYNLTFLDDILKHNDLEWVGNCNELNAAYAADGYARINGISALVTTYGVGELSAINGIAGSYAENVPVVEITGTPSTNVIKEKLCVHHSLGDGDFNHFSNMFKEVTVAQTFLTQENAVEEINRVLVECLKEKRPVHINLPMDVCNKPVICNQIVGNEIEDLVKEKIKSNKEILAEFVKDAKLKIENSKQPVILVDFQVDRYCSRGSLYNLAQKTGFPVASLSMGKGVFPEKDPQFIGIYSGALSSDYVRKRVDEADCIISLGIKLTDLNTGGFSQGFSDSQIIEINPHSSRIKDKQYNAIFIKDVIDELTLIINHRNSNQLNIKSNISQYHLSEEKYIPKSNKKLTQKRFWQRIYEFLKEKDIVIADQGTPFFGSSRIPLPKDSIYINQPLWGSIGYTLPALLGSQLADINRRNILIIGDGSFQLTAQELSTMLKQNIKPIIFVINNNGYTIERLIHGRNECYNDINMWQYNKLPYALTKEKNFNSYKIENEEELEVVLNNINKNEECLNFIEVIMDQNDLPKALEESEKWLKGEK, from the coding sequence ATGTATACTGTAAGCGAATATTTATTTGAGCAACTTCATAAATTGGGGGTAAAGCATATATTTGGTGTTCCAGGTGATTATAATCTTACATTTTTAGATGATATATTAAAACATAATGATTTGGAGTGGGTTGGTAATTGTAATGAGCTTAATGCTGCATATGCTGCTGATGGATATGCTAGAATAAATGGAATATCAGCGCTTGTTACAACTTATGGTGTTGGAGAATTGAGCGCAATTAATGGTATAGCGGGTTCTTATGCAGAAAATGTACCAGTAGTTGAGATTACAGGTACACCAAGTACAAATGTAATTAAAGAAAAATTATGTGTACATCATTCACTAGGTGATGGAGACTTTAATCATTTTAGTAATATGTTTAAAGAAGTTACAGTTGCTCAAACTTTTTTAACTCAAGAGAATGCTGTTGAGGAAATAAATAGGGTTTTAGTGGAATGTTTAAAGGAAAAACGCCCGGTTCATATTAATTTGCCTATGGATGTATGTAACAAACCAGTTATATGCAATCAAATTGTTGGTAACGAAATTGAAGATTTAGTAAAAGAAAAAATTAAAAGCAACAAAGAAATACTAGCAGAATTTGTTAAGGATGCTAAATTGAAAATTGAGAACTCGAAGCAACCTGTTATTTTAGTGGATTTTCAGGTAGATCGTTATTGTTCAAGAGGGAGTTTGTATAATTTAGCCCAAAAAACAGGATTTCCTGTTGCTTCTTTAAGTATGGGAAAGGGAGTTTTTCCAGAAAAAGATCCACAGTTCATTGGAATCTATAGTGGGGCTTTAAGCTCTGATTATGTTAGAAAAAGAGTAGATGAGGCTGATTGTATTATAAGCCTTGGAATAAAACTAACAGATCTTAACACAGGAGGTTTTTCTCAAGGATTTTCTGATTCTCAAATTATAGAGATAAATCCACACAGTTCAAGGATTAAGGATAAACAATATAATGCAATATTTATAAAAGATGTTATTGATGAGTTAACGTTAATAATTAACCATAGAAATTCAAATCAATTAAATATTAAGTCAAATATATCGCAGTATCATTTGTCTGAAGAAAAATATATACCTAAATCTAATAAAAAACTAACACAGAAACGTTTTTGGCAACGTATTTATGAATTTCTAAAAGAAAAAGATATTGTAATTGCTGATCAAGGAACACCGTTTTTTGGTTCTTCTCGAATACCACTTCCCAAGGATTCAATTTACATAAATCAACCGCTATGGGGCTCCATAGGATACACCTTACCTGCATTATTAGGCTCACAATTGGCGGATATTAATCGTAGAAATATTTTGATAATCGGAGATGGTTCATTTCAACTTACGGCTCAAGAATTATCAACTATGTTAAAACAAAATATAAAACCGATAATTTTTGTGATTAATAATAATGGATATACTATAGAAAGATTAATACATGGAAGAAATGAATGTTATAATGACATTAATATGTGGCAATACAATAAATTACCTTATGCTTTAACTAAAGAAAAGAATTTTAATTCGTATAAAATTGAAAATGAAGAAGAACTTGAAGTGGTTTTAAACAATATTAATAAAAACGAAGAATGTTTAAATTTTATAGAAGTAATTATGGATCAAAATGATTTGCCAAAAGCCTTAGAAGAATCTGAAAAGTGGTTAAAAGGAGAAAAATAA